The genomic segment gagaaagagagagagagagttgatggatggatagatgcgTGTGAATGATATAAGGGGTTAAATAGACATAACACTCATAATTACACTtactttgcataattaaaggccTTAGTGCAAAAACATGGCATAAAGcatagaaaacaaaacatcaaacaaaagcATTCATATTTAATGgaatgcaaataaacagcaatcaAAATGATGAGAAGAAATCAGAGAGCACAGAAGGAATAATGTAGAAAGAATAATAACTGTGATGTGCTTTAAAGTTGCTGTTTTTGATTATCTAGGTTATTCGAATTTTATGCATTAGGCAATTTTTCGATACTATGTATCACAGGCATACAGTTGCCAGCAGCTTTAATGCTGTGATCTGAGGTGCTGAAAAGGTTGTATTATTTACTGCTGTTACTTTTCTCCATATTGCCAGATCCTAACGTACTGGCAGACATGGTTGTAATGCACACTGAATACACGCTTACTGTCCAAATCTTCAGCAACTGCTCCAAGACATCAGCCACACCAGGGAACGCTGGCGCCCCCTGCAGCATCTCAATGAAAATGCAGCCAGCACCCCTACAACAGAAAACAACTGCTAGAAAAGACTAGAAGTTTAGCCAaaattgtcaataaacactTGAGTTGTGTTGGTTATTGACaaatttacttcagtgtaaaagagttgtgaaagacagaaaaacaggtaCTGCATCAGCATCAAGAGTACAAGTACTTTTAAAAAGCCTGCACTCTGTCTCACCAGATGTCCAGTGCTGTTGAGTAGTCTGTGGAGCCCAGCAAAACATCAGGCGGTCTGTACCACAACGTCACAACTTCTGCTGAATATGTTTGGCATGGGATGGATTTGGACCGGGCCAGTCCTGCTCAGAGAAAGGACACCACAAGACATTTgaaagagctgaagagaagaaCTGTGTAATGTAATTATATGAAACATATAACATAGCACATATGTGACACTGTCATTACATATGGACACTTACATACTCTGTAGAGGCTGTGTAAaattttcactgagaaaatcaataaaaaatgacCTTTGACTAGTTAGGCCCAAACACGGgcgtatcgctgctgttggaacaaaacctcgtatctccaacatggtaactttacaggagaaggaaaaaacttacattacttttaatgtaagtcaatggaaccagaaatttttccaagtaactttgagccgtttcttttggtccactcatcatgaaatttacacacaatgtaaagaacaacagggattttcaaattaagtcaaaaactgaaaaatataactatactgtatatgtttttcagttttagacacattttgaaaatgcctattctcctttacactgtgtgtaaatttcatgacgaatggaccaaaagaaacggcccaaaatgacttggaaagaagtctgttttcattttcttacattaaaagtaaagtaggttttttccttttcctgtacaAGGTACATggatttgttctgacaacagcgatatgcaatatacataaaatacattattaaatatattatgttaacatatatatatatatatatatatatatgcccacCAAAGTCAGCCAGTTTGAGCTCTCCTAAGTAGCTGATGAGCAGGTTCTGAGGCTTTAGGTCCCGGTGCAGGATCCTCCTACTGTGGATATATGATAGACCTCGCAACAGCTGGAACATAAAGATCtgatggagagatagagagagagagagacagagagtgagagattatTTCCTTTCCTCTGCTTTGAACTGAAGCCACGTGAAGCCGAAGGCAAAAGCAGATCGTCTTACTCGAACATTGTACGAGTGCAGTCCTCCTGGGTGCTGTATCATATACTGAGCCAAGTCTGTTTGCTgacagaggaatagagagagagtgagagagagagatagagagacatttacatatttatactaTTTGTATGACACATTAAGATGTTGAGTACTGTAATAGtattatttgatatgtaattattattattattttatactaTGAGAATTGTGATGTGACAAATGTGTTGCTGGAGCCCTGCAGAGGTAGAATATGGGGATGATGGTGGTCTGTACTTACCACATACTCAAAGACGAAGGTAAGAGACTCGCGTGTGTGGATGATATCATGGAGCAGAACAATATTAGCGTGCTTCAGGCCTTTTAACAGAGAGGCTGGgagcagaaaacacaaagtGCAATCTATATTCAGAGTGGCAGACAAATGCACTAAATCAGTATTATTCAACTTGGAAAATCCTAGCTGGTCCATATTTCTAATTGGCTCCATATTCCATCAGTCATATCAAACGCCTCAGAATAAGTGTGCTAATTGGTCATTACTCTTGTGAAAAAAGCTAATTTACTCAATTTCTCCAAATGTAGCAAATCACCCGATGCAGCTTTATATGGGCAAAGTCTAGGCTTTGTTTGTGACACTGCATGACATTCTGTTAtccataaaaatggacagaagtacaGATAAAATGTGTTCAGGATTGCcgctactgctgtttttagatACTTGTCTTTTTGTCCatactttgttgatttttcataGTATGTGACAGtgtcaaaataaacaatattttgatATCTGAGATCACGGAAAGGTGTACAATGACCTGAAAATGTAACCATAAGCTgtatctgttgtaaacatgcctacttgcCCCCTCCAGCACTGCAGCAGTAGTTTCCAGAGTGAGACTTTCCAGTTTAAAGATTTGGAAACCCCCTTTTTTAATGAAGGATCCTGGTGGGAGGAACATTTCAAACTACAACTGCTCTGGGGCTGCATTTTGGGAGGAAGCTGCTTTTTTCTCTTGTTAGCTGGTGTATATGGAAGGAAGGCGGATAACTAATGTTACTACAAGGAAGCTGAACAGATTATAACAGCTGTATAATTGCAGCCACTGTCTTTAGATCATCGTtgcaatgaaaagaaaagattgTTAAAACAACACCAATGGCACGTCACATGACAAAGATAACAAGCTAACCACTTAGCAAAATATGTGGGCCAAATCCTTAGATTTGTTCTGGCCTAGAATCAGCTAGGTCCTCAGCCCATATCTGGCCCACACACTGTTGAATGTGGTCCAAATCTGGTCCAACTACATTGTTGCTCCACTGCTTTTTTGGGGCAGCTAGCTACCTAGATACCGCTTTTCTCTGACTGACAGGCTAAAAACTTGCCACCCATTTTGTGCTGGAGAAAGACAGAACTGCTGTTTTCTTCACGATTTGTTTGACAACTAAGGTAAGAGTTTAATGCATGAACGCTAGCTCGGTTACATTTGTAGTCTATAGttcagtggctaggctagcagtcattTGTTGATACCACAGGGATTTGATTGTATGATGATTTTgcgcagtgcatgctgggtattgtaatgagagaacactgatgaaggacacTATGCTGTGCGACAGAACTGCATATTAAGCTTAAAGTTTTAGgctaaaatgcacattcaactcaacacagtttgaggcgGTGTGTGATGAATTaggccaaaacaacaaagagCTTCAGGGTGGATAACACTGGTAATGCTGCATTGGTACTATAGGATTTTGTACTAATCCTGAGAGAGACTTAACCAAGATTTCagtaaaaaacagtttttaaaactgATTGTTCCAGGTCACAACTTCATGtggttaattgttttttttttttttttaaacatgcaaactcatacaaacactttcatttatagtaaattacTTTCAGTTTATATTAATGAGCAGAGACCTACacatcaacatagtaaaggaaaacttatttgtgatcctgagtttaaaggcagtttttattcaacttgtaactaatttacaaagtaatcttaaactgaaactttgcttgtgtgtaaaagtgatttcagagccactcggtcaCTAATTAAtaacgttctattaaaagactggtttaccaagagagacactggaggactttcacctgaaatgagttcacaaagcgagtctggttataaaaatgataacaggacatcagagccagaattactcttttagtacttttactttatacttaagtacatttgaaagcaaatacTTTCCttcttttactcaagttgaggtctagagtaaggacttctacttttactggagtaatattttaccttgggtgtctctacctTAACTCAAGTActtgatttgtgtacttcgtccacctctgggtAAGGGACGATTTGTGTACCTAAAAATTTTCAGTGAGTTATTCTTTTAAAGCAATGACATGGAAAACAGGCAGCCGATGAGGCTTGATAAACAGGTCCTGCTTTCTCTTACCCTCTCTGATAGCAGTGAAAGGAATGCCCTCTTCAGTCTTCATACGGATCACCTTTAGTGCCACCAAGTGGCCGTTTATCCTTCAAGCAAAGCAGAGACATACGTCAAATGAGCTGAACCACAGAAACTAAGCCATTAAGAAGGTTCGGTATTAGTGGAGGCCTATAATTTTCATGTGAGTACACTAATGTTCACTCTCTACATCAAGCTTTTATGAAACTTAAAAGGAAATCAAACCTGATTTCTCAAACTTTCTGCAAAATCCAATAGTTGAGAtggaaacagtcattcagagtggtttaatatgaaatggttcattgtaaagCAACTTACAgacttgtatttttatttacagtggtggtgataggaaccagaggtctcAATCTCTGCAACATgtatgtagccattttatttgatatTCAAAAGGACGAGTCAACCTCTGTGAGTCATCTGAGTtgttatatgtgatgttgataacAGTGAAATAGTAGTAAATCATGTAGTGAGTAAAAAAACAATGTCTCCACCAGGAATGGCTTCTAAAAATCAGTTTAAAGGCCAAAATCGTATATTAAAAGTATCATACAACAGTGTCTAAGGTAAGAGTCAGCATATTGGAAACAAATCCATGTAATAGCTttttgtgatgtagcttttagaggctttaaactcttcagatgtctggttcttatcaccactactgtggaaaaatctgaattctcctttaaagcaCGAGCGTAACAGTAAAATGAGTGCATTCATTTGGATTGGTAGTGTGTCGTTGGCCTGCACTGAGACTGGCTGCTGTTTGGTCAATGTACCACACATTTCAGCCCTGAAAAAATGTGATAATAAATGGCTTCAGAGTTCTTATTTACAGAATTGGCTGATGATTTATGCTTACATTGCATAAGGACACTCTTTCCTTAAAGAGCCCCTTTGCAAACTGGAGCAAGTGGCAGTCACCACAATATATATTCACAACGAAAAGCCTCTTCATTCAGTACAGTTATTTGTTCCttcactctttgtccattttattagctccatTTATCCATGTAGTTTTACTATTGTAGACTGTTTCTCTGTATGGTTTGTTATCCcactttcaccctgttcttcagtggtcaggacccccacaggaccaccacaaagcaaGTACTCAttaggtggtgggtcattctcagcactgcagtgacactgacgtgatgCTGACAAGTTAAGGTGTATTGCGCTAATATgggtggatcagacgcagcagtacCATCCACAAAGTAGATGTGTCTAATAGAGagggcagtgagtggacacagtgtttaaagtccagcagccctgctgtatctgatccactcgtacctgctcaacgcacactaacacatcaccaccacatcagcatcACTGCCACACTTCCACCACCCAattaatacctgctctgtggtggtcctgtgggggtcctgaacatcagaacagggtgaaagaggcataacaaagtatgcaggaAGACAGTCTGCAACTACGAAGTGCACCTATAAGGTAAGTGAAGCTTATAAattggacaaagagtgtagatacaaagaTGTGTactgaatatatatttatatatataggaaaaggaaaatatacaggaaaaggaaaaaaactactttacttttaatgtaagtcaatggaaccagacttttttccaagtcattttgggccatttcttttggtccattcatcatgaaatttacacacaatgtaaagagcagcaagtattttcaaatcatgtcaaatcctgaaaaaccacaaaaaaagttttcttccaacagtgaCCATATATGGGCTCTAAGCGAGAGCTTATATCACTTATAACAAAAACATCCCTGCCTGTACCGTAAGCACTGGATGTCACTCACTGTTGAGggcaaatgatttttttgtcaGTATGAGAGAAAGCTGGATTGATTAATGTGTCATTCAACCAGCAGAGGGCAACCACAGCACTATTCTGCTACTGACTAGGCCACAGTATGTTTACACGAACCCAGATCGATGACACTTCAGACcactttcaatcatttttacTGTGCCCTCGGCAGCTTCAGCTTACCATTAAGAGCTTCACACCTCCGCTCACAGTACAAGAGGAGTTATGGACAGTGATAAGTGCCCTTGTGCTTGGGTAGGTTAGTTGCAGCAAGCTATATAACTAGCCATGCAAAATTTATAATGTGTAACTTTTTTCATACATTTGGACACAATGTAGATTTATTCTGTGAATAATTGCTTTGTTTGGTTTAGAACTGTGACTTGCCTCATATGTTATATTGTTGCAACCTGTGTAGACACATTTCACTTAAGCTAATGAGGTAATAAAACGGCTCTGACAGTGTTGCGGGAGATTCAGTTGAGGGGAAATGGTGAGGCCAAGTGGGAATGTTGAAATGTGGTGTGTTAACACTGGCGCTGCGGTGTGTCAGTTTTCAGAATGGAATGACTTTATAAAAACAGCTTAATTCGTAAGAGACTGGTGGGTTAGATTAGCCTGCAGATTAGCCTGCTGTGCTAGTGTTTAGACGTCCTATCCGGGGTGCACAAGTCATACCCCATAATTTCCAGCCAAACTGGCAACTCCATCATTTTccaggaaatatttctgagcaGATGAAATATCAGACactccacttgcataaggaaaagaaaagtcaaaggacaacaagtgaaaaaacagtTCCAGAAATCGGGCTCCTAACATGTGTGAGAcgtggcagaccaccaaaactgccaccatcagataaactttCATCTTTACGAGATGAAAAGTCAAGGAGAAAATCcagcttcactcttgcttcagatctaaaaaaaaatcctatttCTCAGCCCGAAAGATGCAAATCTGTCAAAGCGCCGTTACAGAGAATAGAACATTAGCAAAGctaacaaagaagctgctgatgaaCCAgaaacaatgaactgaccacctcagagtccagagctCAGGGTCACAGCACATGTTTGGGACTACTTGGTCCATGAGAAGCAGATTATTCGAGGCCTCTGTGTAATTTCTGTCAAACATatgttttcaggttttccccACACAGAAGATAAACACCTTGTACTAAATGGCCATTTGttacaaacaaatgaaaggtggtctctgacttttgcacagtatcgTTTGCATGCATATGTGTCTGCGTATATGTGTTTGAGTGTAGGTACTAACCTGCTTATTCCTTTGTACACTGTGGCGTAGGTGCCCTCTCCTAGTTTCTCCAGGTTCAGGTAAGAAGTGGCTGTTCCAAACTGCAGCCCTGTGTTCTGTGAACACAATACAGCATATGTGACTACTGTTTAGATATAATGTGGTTGTGTGTCTTCAAAATGCCTGagtctgtgactgtgtgtgtttgtgtgtgctcaCCCACTGGAACTCCTGCTGGAAGCTTTTGCCCCCCAGCGGGTCGCTGTTGCTGCGTCCTCTCTGCACTCGCAGCCTGCGCACCTGCAGTGTGTGGAACCAGTGCGGCTGAGGGGTTTCAACGCCATCCACGTCGCCCAgctacagagagggagagagagagaaagagagagaaagagagagagagaagaaggatgGTGAGAGATATGACAGCTTAAGATTAGGATGTGATGTGTGATCATGTGATTCTAAAGGCATAAATTCCAACAGGGAATTGAGAGAAAGTGAGGCATGGAgagtaaaaaaacagaagccCTGACAAAGAGTGAGATATGGAGTAAGTGATGTGTCTAGACAGAGAAGAAAATCCACAAGTGCTAAAATATAACCTTTACAGACAATCTACAGTGACTCTTACAGTAAAGGCCCCGTTTACAGCAAAGTTCCTTCTGTGCTGGACACAAGTACAGGTGACCAAAGGCAGCTGGAGTCTACAGCAAAAAGGACTGTTTCCATGCATTATTAGGACATAATAAACTACAGGAAAGATGTCCCATTATAACACCCTAATCAATAGTAAACACGGCTTTTGAATGTTTTCATGCCCTATTATGACATCATAATATATAGGAAAGATGACTGTCATGACTGTTTCCATGGAGGCCCAGATGTGTACACAGTTTGGAGATCTTCCTgcttaacacacctgatccaactcattaGTTAACTGCCAGTTTTAGTTCTAATCTATAGGAAATATGACTGTTATGACTGTTTTCATGTTCTATCATGACAGCATAATCAGCATGTAATCTGACTGTTATAACTGTTTTCATGCCCTATTATGACATCATATTCTATAGGAAATATGACTGTTATAACTGTTTTCATGTTCCATCAAGACAGCATAATCAGCATGTAATCTGACTGTATAACTGTTTTATTGCCCTATTATGAAACCATAATCTATAGGAAAGATGACTGTTATAACTGTTTTCATGTTCTATCAAGACAGCATAATCAGCATGTAATCTGACTGTTATAACTGTTTTCAAGCCCTCTTATGACATCATAATCTATAGGAAAGATGACTGTTATGACTGTTTTCATGTTCTATCAAGACAGCATAATCAGCATGTAATCTGACTGTTATAACTGCTTTCAAGCCCTCTTATGACATCATAATCTATAGGAAAGATGACTGTTATGACTGTTTTCATGTTCTATCATGACAGCATAATCAGCATGTAATCTGACTGTTATAACTGTTTTCATGCCCTCTTATGACATCATAATCTATAGGAAAGATGACTGTTATGACTGTTTTCATGTTCTATCAAGACAGCATAATCAGCATGTAATCTGACTGTTATGACTGTTTTCATGTTCTTTCATGACAGCATAATCAGCATGTAATCTGACTGTTATAACTGTTTTCATGTTCTATCATGACAGCATAATCAGCATGTAATCTGACTGTTGTAACTGTTTTCATGCCCTCTTATGGCATCATAATCTATAGGAAAGATGACTGTTATGACTGTTTTCATGTTCTATCAAGACAGCATAATCAGCAAGTAATCTGACTGTTATAACTGCTTTCAAGCCCTCTTATGACATCATAATCTATAGGAAAGATGACTGTTATGACTGTTTTCATGTTCTATCATGACAGCATAATCAGCATGTAATCTGACTGTTATAACTGTTTTCAAGCCCTCTTATGACGTCATAATCTATAGGAAATATGACTGTTATAACTGTTTTCATGTTCTATCAAGACAGCATAATCAGCATGTAATCTGACTGTTATAACTGTTTTCATGCCCTATTATGAAACCATAA from the Pygocentrus nattereri isolate fPygNat1 chromosome 30, fPygNat1.pri, whole genome shotgun sequence genome contains:
- the cdk15 gene encoding cyclin-dependent kinase 15; translation: MQNLRHAATEAFQRLGLKQRHLGYQELGDVDGVETPQPHWFHTLQVRRLRVQRGRSNSDPLGGKSFQQEFQWNTGLQFGTATSYLNLEKLGEGTYATVYKGISRINGHLVALKVIRMKTEEGIPFTAIREASLLKGLKHANIVLLHDIIHTRESLTFVFEYVQTDLAQYMIQHPGGLHSYNVRIFMFQLLRGLSYIHSRRILHRDLKPQNLLISYLGELKLADFGLARSKSIPCQTYSAEVVTLWYRPPDVLLGSTDYSTALDIWGAGCIFIEMLQGAPAFPGVADVLEQLLKIWTVLGVPTEESWPGVSELPNYKPEWFLPCKAQQFRDVWKRFAQLPYKTEDLAQQMLMMVPKDRISAQDALQHPYFNTLPPPVMQLRDTVSIFKVPGVRLETEARDIFSPNRRMKSSLVPLGKCW